A segment of the Toxotes jaculatrix isolate fToxJac2 chromosome 2, fToxJac2.pri, whole genome shotgun sequence genome:
CTGATACAAATTGTTGTAGGGCACCATAGAAATATAGACATTGTACATTTATATACGGTGTACATTAAAAAGAATGATCCCATCCTATTGAGTTTACAGTATATAAATGAACGGATGCAAGATGTTGGTATGTAGAATGACAATGATATTGTCAAGAGTAGTTGGAggatgctgagaaaaaaaaaaaatagacatgaAATGACCATTGTATGACCGTTGTACGAGTATGGCGAGGGTGGCTGTGTGTGGTAGTGCCAAACACACGGTGGCCAACAGAACAGTTAAGTGGAAAGAGCGCCCAGtctatcacaaacacacaaacatttgtccATGAAAATCTGAACCAACATTTCAGTGCaccagaagattttttttttaaaaggataaaaacacaCCTGCTAATCTACCACAGTCAGCGAACACAGTTGTCAAGCTGACAGGTCTCCCTGACTTGcttcacacatttaaaacaacctGTCTGCAAGCTCCGGTTATGAACGAGCCAAGACGTGCTGCATATGTACACAGTCACGCACTTGACATCTTAGATACCTTATTACagtcaggtttaaaaaaaaaaaaaaaatttacacaaACTTTGTAATAACGACATCTTTCCATCTCATGCCAGAggttacatttaaaaacaacagaaaaccagTTAAATGCAATTATATGGTAAAGTAAGCTGTTGAGTGAGGTATGAAATTCCAGGCCTTGTATCGCCTGTTTGCAGTTTTCCGGGTTTCGTAACTGAGGTTGTAGCAGCTTAGGTGTGTGGAAAAACCCAGTTAAGTGGACTGTGACCGCGGGTTCCCTGACActtagaaagacacacaaacatctttatTTTCCTGTAGCAGACGTCATACAACACACATCTTCAAACAGACTAAGAAAAGTATATTACTGTACTAAGTGATGACAGAAGGACCAAGCTAGGTGAAGCAGTGAGAGCTAGATGGAATGAAAAACGTACAGCCCTGTTGGATAGTAGTGCCACCAACTATCCTCTATTACAATCAAACTCCTTGTTTGACCAATTGCAGTTTGCCTTACGAGTGATTGAGTGAGCGCTTGGAAACTGAGGACCATGTGAAGACAAAGACGCCAATGTAACAGCATTTGTAAAAGCTCCCTGAAGAAATGACACTGATGCTCTCAGCCTAGAACTCTGCCAACCCTAtccttaaaaacacacattatacCAAAAAGATTTGAGTTTTATTATAACATGAAAAGCAGCacactcatgttttttttttcttcttaaaatgGTATGTAACCCGAAGGAACAAAACAGTAAGTCTGATCAGACTATTCTGATGACTAACAATACATTTTACATCTCCCCACTACAAGCCGAGGACTGAGAAGAAAGTCTGAGAAGCATAACTAAACCTAAGCTGTCCTACAGAAGGGGTCGGGGAAGGTGGTAAAGACGATTCTGCTCTACTGGTGAGACTAGGCGAAATCAGTTATGCAGAGAAGACATTGAAAGggacagagggaaaagaaagaaaaaaaaaacccccacactCTTCTACCATCAGTTACCTATTCTCATCCTCAACACTGAAGCTCAACTCCATCTATAATAAGATGCAGACAATAGGTTAACCACTTCACACgaacacaaaaaaagggggaaaaaaagcaagtaTAGGTAAAATTCACCTTTGTCCAGTACAAAACATGGAGAAAAATCTATATGCCCTACCATCTCAGATGCGGGTACAACAAATAAGTAACATTAAGCAGAGAAAATGTCCTACAAACCATCTTTAGGAGAAAAAAACGGAAACGTCCAGGCTCCTTGGAGCACACCTTTGTCCAGTATAAAAGACTTGTGATAACATGACATGTAGAGAAAAGGGCTGTTACCTTTCATGTAATTCTTAGATCTATGCTTGAGCAAGGTCCATCGTTCTATCCAGTGCTGTTGCATGATATATGTACTGTGTTAACCCTCCTTTTGGCAAAGAGGGCTTTGTCGTGAACAGTGGTCATGTGGTGGCACTGGTGTTACAGCCCAGTTCTGGTTAACAGTAAGTCAGTATGTTGAGTGAGGTAGCATGCGTTGTGAATTACtggtcctcttcctcttcctcctcagatgATTCCTGGGAcgccttttcttctttctcctgtgacagagggaaaaacaaacattacagtcAGGTCTCAACTACAACCACAAGGAAAATGCCATCAACGTTCAGCTACAATAGCTGCCTGTGATTCATGTCTCAACGtgactgtttttacttttaataacCCAGCCCAAGTaccaacatgaaaaaaataaatgttattatAAATCTCTTTGATAAACCACTGTGGCATGAAGAACACCCAGGGGAAGAGTGAGCCATCTGTAGTGAAAAGTGATTCATAAGAGTGGTGAGTCACAATGAGGCATCCTGCTTTTTGCTCTCTTGCCTTTCCTCCTCACACTACTGCTGCCAAAGATGTTCATTCATAAAAATGAGAGGGCTAGTTAGGAGGGTAACTTTGGGTCATTCCTTTCTGTGACTAATGCAATCCAGACTTCGTACGCCCTAACCACTCATGCACATGACAGAATGTTACTACAAGACCGCAATTTCTTCCGAGATTAAACACATGCTTTTTGACCTGCTGAACATGGTCTGGCAACCTATTTTGCACAGTTAccaaagaataataataataataataatcatgcTGTGAGTTACATAACACCTGGATTAAGAACAATCTTTAGGGAGAAAATTGTGATGCGGGTTCGGATTTGCCCTTCAAAAAAGACCAGGTAGAGACCTTCGCGCGACCAAAAAGCTGCTCTAAACGAACACACGAGGACCAAAATAGCGATGATGAGTAAAAATGACTCGTCTGAGAGGAAGGAGGCAGGAAGGGGAATTAGGAAAATGCAATTTCGCCCTGCAGACAGTCATACCAATCATAATTCAATTGGGAAAGGAATGGTTTAACAAATGCGAGCACTGATGTTACACTGTTTGTCCAAGGATTCTTATCTTACCTCCTTCTTAGGTCTTCCCCTGCGTTTTCCCCCTGCAGATGGGGGCGCTGTTGCCTTCTGTGAAGGAAAGTAGAAGACAGTTAATGGGGCTATGGGTGGGGCCCTGACATTGCATTTTGCTGTGATCGCCATGCTCAGTGACCTGTTGATGCTCCTTTAAAGCCGAGACATTTTTGAGGGgaaaattgttaaaaaaaaaacaaaacaaaaaaacctgtgGTATAAACAATCCATATTTCCACACAGCTCTGTTTCTAGCtgccagcagatggcagcagcacCTCTGCAATGAGACAGATGGAAAGGGGGCATTGGGTTCATTGGCTATTATCTGGAAGGCCGACAGGAACTGCACACAGGGCACTCCAGTTCGCTGGCCACCTGGTCTGAGGCTCAGAGACAGCTGGTGGAACAGAGCGGAGACACAAACCCTCTGCAGCTCGGCCCTCGCTGCTAAACCTATATCACACATGTATGCGCGCTAcactctcctgctctctttctccctttcccaTACATAGCAGTGAAGGCAGAGCGCACGGGGGAGCTGGAGGGTTGGGGCGAGGGAGAAAATCAGTTGTTGCTATGGAGACGACAGGCAGAGAAGAACTAGGGCTGTGTGCTGGGTGGGGGCGGAGGGGTGCTTAGTGTCAGCTTGGAAACAGTCTTGCGGCCTCTGCACCTGCACCGCACTGTGCATGACAAGCTGCAGGAAGCTGGAGGACAGGAAGTACAGACTGAGcatcactcaaaaaaaaaaaaaaaaaaaagaaaaaagtaaggcAGTAAACCAAGGTCTTTACAATGGGAAACCCTAGCCAGGCTATTTCTGACACCAGGAGGGGAAGCAGCTAAATTGAAGCCAACCAATATATCACAAGTAACAGCAGGACATCCTTTTAAGAGGATGGGGTTTGCTACCGTTAAAATGTTCATCAACCAAAAAGAATCGGGGGGTTAGAAAAAGGAAAACGCTTGCAAGAGGAGATGGGACGACGGATGCCGTGTACAGCGGCGCTGTgaagctgtgtctgtctgtgttcgGGATGCGTGTTAGCTGCTGCTCAAATTGTGATTTGTCAGCATGCAAAAACATGTCTGCAGGCAGCATTGACTTACTTTGCCCTTGCCGGTTGCCTTGTTTTTGCTGCCCTTCGGCCGTCCTCTGGGCCTCTTTGGAGTAGGGGACCCACTTGGCTCCTGGTAATcaagaaagtcaaaataaagTCAGCGCaccacaaaaatgtcaaaatgtttttttagtatttaaatttaatttcacttttaatTCTATTCTGTTTACACAAGGTTCATAGCTTCGTCCAAAATAGTATGGACATGGATACATGTTCACATGCAAAACTCCAAACAGGCATAAAGTTCACTTTTCAAGGTCAGTACAGCTGACACAGACTTTAAAGGCTGGCAGGTGGTCAGAGCCACAGGTTGCAGTGGGTCTGACATAGAAACAGACTACGACTCCAGGGAAagtcataaacataaacatcacGTCATAAAAAGTACCAAGTAAAACACGTCAAAGCTGCGACAGTGTGGTGCAAAAGGGGAACATCAGAGATAAAATTTAGGGGATTACCGTCAACTCCAAAACGCAAGGTAAATTCAGTATGAGAGTAGGTGTCTCATTCATATGATAATTTGTGGTTGTAAGCTATGTCATGGCAGTCTCGTCTCCTGTTGCATTTCTAGCGTGTTTACAATTGCAGCTCATAGCAACCAAGCAATTCAACACTAAAAACACACCATGCTGAGTGACAGCTATATGAGCCAGTCTGCGCTCAGACTCTACTATGTCATCCACTACATGACAAGCGGAGGTGTGTCGTGGAGAGGGGTTAAAACCGGTTTAAAGGTGTTGGGTTACAGGTTGCTTACGAACCTGGTGAGACACACGGGAAGTCTGTTGTAGATGTCTACACTTACACCGATAAGGGGGTGAGCGAATGGTCACAAGGCCCTGTTGCAGCCATATCTTGATTTCTGATTTCACTCAGGGCTTGGCAGAATTGCAGTGGCTTATGACACTGATATGCATGAGCACCTTAGATGCAAATAACATCTACCTGGGACAGATGTGAGCCACTGGGGTATTCTGTCAGTCTagccaccccccctccccctccccaatCCCCCTTGTTTTAACACATAGGTCTATTGTTGGTGCGTTTTGAGTTGGTGATATTCCCATGGCATGCAGACCGGATTGGCACACTTTGGCATGAAACGTAAGAATAAATTGAGACTACTTACGTCAGAGGTTTTTACCTGGGGCTGCTTGCGGGGTCTTCCACGCCCCCTCTTCTCTGTTGCCTCCTTCTCTTTCGGTGACACTGTCCCCTTGTCGCTCATGTTTGCTTAGCTTTTCAGACCTGGGGAATAAATCACACCGGTCAGACTTGCTGCAAGGCAAGGCGtcgagttcacacacacatacatacacacacatacacaaacacacacacacacagcacagaaaatacCCAGGCTATTAAACTCGCTGACcgaaacaacaaaccaaaaatgacCGGGCTAACCGCACACCGGTAACGCGTTTAACTCAATTAATCCGCGCTTATTTCCAGGTCTATTTCTGTCTCATCTGCGCTCCATTACACAGCCGATGGTGCCACACAAACAAGGGATTGACATCAAACCGGCTCGCATGATATTGCTGGGACTCAGTAGGCGGTCGGAGGCCGCACAATTCTGCAAAAGACTACTGAACCCGACGCTCCCTTCCCGTACCAACCATGTTTAAAAGGCCCCGTTTGCTGTACTTGTTGTGGCCAATAATCGGGCCTGCGCATGAAACTATCCCACAGCATGTCTGCACGCCGGGGCCGTGGACAGATATCCACCGACACACACAATGGCTGGTGTGTGCTCGGTGGGATTTGCAGGATAAAATCCTCGCCTGCATGGACGCTTGCGTTTTTAAAAGCCAGGAGAAAATGCAAGCGGGGAAAGGTGGTCGAGTTCGTttgcggcggcggcggcggcgaaAGCCCGGGCCAAGGCAACAAAAGACGGCTTCACATTTAGAGCATGCAGCCTCCTCTCGCCGGAGCTCCGGCTCtgtaaaatgcattaaaaatccGCTGTGGGTTATCGAGCATGCTAAGTTTCGCTCGCTGGCCGTCGCGTTTCTTGCACTCACCTTTATCGCTCAGTTATAACCTCTGCTCTAAATTTAAGACGAAATGTTTCCTTTAAGGCTGGC
Coding sequences within it:
- the hmga1a gene encoding high mobility group AT-hook 1a isoform X2 — translated: MSDKGTVSPKEKEATEKRGRGRPRKQPQEPSGSPTPKRPRGRPKGSKNKATGKGKKATAPPSAGGKRRGRPKKEEKEEKASQESSEEEEEEDQ
- the hmga1a gene encoding high mobility group AT-hook 1a isoform X1; protein product: MSDKGTVSPKEKEATEKRGRGRPRKQPQVKTSDEPSGSPTPKRPRGRPKGSKNKATGKGKKATAPPSAGGKRRGRPKKEEKEEKASQESSEEEEEEDQ